The sequence CACCAGCCCGCCGGCCGAGGCGCCCACGGCGATGCCGACGTTGAACGCGGCGATGTTCAGGCCCGAGGCGACGTCCGTACCGTGCGGGGCGAAGCGCTGCGCCTGCCGCACCACGTACAGCTGCAGGCCCGGCACGTTGCCGAAGGCCACCGCCCCCAGCGCCAGCACGGTCAGCAGCACCAGCCATGGATGGGCGGCGGTGACGGTGAACAGCGCCAGCACCAGCGCCAGTGCGGCGAAGATGCGCTTGAGCGCCGGTACCGGGCCGAGGCGGTCGGCCAGGCGGCCGCCCCACAGGTTGCCCAGCGCCACCGACACGCCATAGACCAGCAGCACCAGGCTCACCGTGTTGGCCGAGAAGCCGCTGACCTGCTGCAGGATCGGCGAGAGGTAGGTGAAGGCCAGGAAGGTGCCGCCGTAGCCGAGCGCGGTCATCGCATAGACCAGCAGCAGGCGCGGCTGTGCCAGCACCGCCAGCTGGTCGCGCAGGCGCGCCGGGGCGCTGCGCGGCAGTTCGGGTGGCACCAGCGCCGCGCTGCCGAGCAGGGCGATCACGCCCAGCGCGGCCACCGCCAGGAAGGTCGCGCGCCAGCCCAGGTGCTGGCCGATGAAGGTGCCCAGCGGGACGCCGACCACCAGCGCCACGGTGAGCCCGGTGAACATGGTGGCGATGGCGCCGGCGGCCTTCTCTCGC is a genomic window of Stenotrophomonas sp. Marseille-Q4652 containing:
- a CDS encoding MFS transporter, with the protein product MTRGIPFALLALTLGAFAIGTTEFVIVGLIPTIAADLQVSLPSAGLLVSLYALGVAVGAPVLTALTGRMPRKALLLALMALFTAGNLVAWLAPGYGSLVVARVLTGLAHGVFFSIGSIIATSLVPREKAAGAIATMFTGLTVALVVGVPLGTFIGQHLGWRATFLAVAALGVIALLGSAALVPPELPRSAPARLRDQLAVLAQPRLLLVYAMTALGYGGTFLAFTYLSPILQQVSGFSANTVSLVLLVYGVSVALGNLWGGRLADRLGPVPALKRIFAALALVLALFTVTAAHPWLVLLTVLALGAVAFGNVPGLQLYVVRQAQRFAPHGTDVASGLNIAAFNVGIAVGASAGGLVVEHIGLMHTPWLGALVVLAALGLTALSGRLDRRDGIADRADGIAVAAH